The Ralstonia wenshanensis genome includes a region encoding these proteins:
- a CDS encoding DedA family protein/thiosulfate sulfurtransferase GlpE, producing the protein MHDLFPLIAEYGAFAVFLNVLLTQAGAPLPAVPTLLVAGALTFHGPLYLMELAPAAVSGALLGDGLWYFAGKRYGRHVMALLCRVSLSPDSCVRRTRTQFERWGAPMLLIAKFVPGLSTVSSALLGTMRTPFSTFALYNLVGSAVWATLWLMLGRVAHDSIDQALRQLDQLGTRAILLIALLAAVYVAARWLQRWRFRKMLEMARISPDELHALIESGAAPVIIDVRADSSRMLQPQRIPGAMLYDMSASHRAIEIDGPDREIIIYCACPNEASAVMLARTLMGRGFKRVRPLHGGIDAWVARGYGVEHVVSVTPATLATAEAGA; encoded by the coding sequence ATGCACGACCTGTTTCCCCTGATCGCCGAATACGGCGCGTTTGCCGTATTCCTCAATGTGCTGCTGACGCAAGCCGGTGCGCCGCTGCCGGCCGTCCCAACGCTGCTGGTGGCAGGTGCGCTTACGTTCCATGGACCGCTCTACCTGATGGAGCTGGCGCCCGCCGCCGTGTCCGGCGCGCTGCTGGGCGACGGCCTGTGGTACTTCGCAGGCAAGCGCTATGGCCGGCACGTCATGGCACTGCTGTGCCGTGTGTCCCTGTCGCCCGATTCGTGCGTGCGGCGCACGCGCACACAGTTCGAGCGCTGGGGCGCGCCGATGCTGCTCATTGCGAAATTCGTTCCGGGTTTGTCGACCGTGTCCTCTGCGCTACTGGGAACGATGCGCACGCCGTTCAGCACGTTTGCGCTGTACAACCTGGTGGGCTCGGCAGTTTGGGCAACGCTCTGGCTGATGCTGGGCCGCGTGGCGCATGACAGCATCGACCAGGCGCTGCGCCAGCTCGACCAGCTCGGCACGCGCGCCATACTGCTGATCGCGTTGCTGGCGGCGGTGTATGTGGCTGCACGTTGGCTGCAGCGTTGGCGCTTTCGCAAGATGCTGGAGATGGCGCGCATCTCGCCCGATGAGCTGCACGCACTGATCGAATCGGGCGCTGCACCCGTCATCATCGACGTGCGCGCCGACAGCTCGCGCATGCTGCAGCCGCAGCGCATTCCGGGGGCAATGCTGTACGACATGTCCGCCAGCCACCGCGCGATCGAGATCGATGGCCCCGACCGCGAGATCATCATCTACTGCGCCTGCCCCAACGAGGCGTCTGCCGTGATGCTGGCGCGCACGCTGATGGGGCGCGGCTTCAAGCGCGTGCGTCCGCTGCATGGCGGGATCGATGCATGGGTGGCGCGCGGCTATGGTGTCGAGCACGTGGTGTCGGTCACGCCCGCCACATTGGCAACGGCGGAAGCGGGCGCCTGA
- a CDS encoding GNAT family N-acetyltransferase, whose translation MPIDAATVDESGAIAIRAATVADLPTIVGIYAHHVRTGTASFEIDAPDLAEMTRRFHALQDAGMPYVVAEAGGVLLGYAYAGPHRARPAYRHTVEDSIYLDTAAQGRGVGTLLLEALIRECQARGFKQMVAVVGGGRENPGSAKLHARCGFREVGVLEAVGYKFGRWLDCLLMQRAL comes from the coding sequence ATGCCCATCGACGCCGCTACCGTGGACGAATCTGGTGCCATCGCTATTCGCGCAGCTACCGTAGCGGATTTGCCGACCATCGTCGGCATCTACGCACATCATGTGCGTACTGGCACCGCCAGCTTTGAGATCGACGCTCCCGATCTGGCCGAGATGACGCGCCGCTTTCACGCATTGCAGGATGCCGGCATGCCCTACGTTGTGGCCGAAGCGGGTGGTGTGCTGCTTGGCTACGCGTATGCCGGCCCGCATCGTGCGCGGCCTGCGTATCGCCATACGGTGGAAGATTCCATCTACCTTGACACCGCCGCGCAGGGGCGTGGCGTGGGGACATTGCTGCTGGAGGCGCTGATACGCGAATGCCAGGCGCGGGGTTTCAAGCAGATGGTGGCCGTGGTGGGCGGCGGCCGTGAGAACCCGGGGTCAGCCAAATTGCACGCGCGCTGCGGGTTTCGCGAGGTGGGCGTGCTGGAGGCGGTGGGCTACAAGTTTGGACGCTGGCTGGATTGTTTGCTGATGCAGCGGGCCCTGTGA
- a CDS encoding DUF6726 family protein: MKRLLLAVSLLGAALLSGCGVVAAPCRVASAGLKMVPLVGHVAAAPTDACADIID, encoded by the coding sequence ATGAAACGCCTTCTGCTCGCAGTGTCCCTGCTTGGTGCTGCACTCCTTTCGGGCTGCGGCGTGGTGGCCGCGCCATGCCGCGTGGCATCGGCGGGCCTGAAGATGGTGCCGTTGGTGGGGCATGTGGCGGCCGCGCCCACCGACGCCTGCGCCGACATCATCGATTGA
- a CDS encoding DUF1345 domain-containing protein, whose amino-acid sequence MNPQDKSSEISQVSRFAATRPRLLSAFALGAVAVAVVPAHGWLARLLLSWDIAVWAYLILITLMMLGADPHRIRAVARREDERASAVLAVVCLGVVASMVAIAFELATAKSAGHAQSSHYLFTGITVLGAWLMVPMMFTVHYAHLYYRAPHEPPLRFPDDQIEPDYWDFLYFSFTIAVASQTADISIRSRAMRRAVLGQSLLSFFFNTSILALSINIAAGLFS is encoded by the coding sequence GTGAACCCGCAAGACAAGTCCTCCGAGATCTCCCAGGTTTCCCGCTTTGCAGCGACACGGCCGCGGCTGCTGTCGGCGTTTGCGCTGGGCGCTGTAGCGGTCGCTGTTGTGCCAGCGCATGGGTGGCTTGCGCGTCTGCTGCTCAGCTGGGACATCGCCGTGTGGGCGTACCTCATCCTGATCACGTTGATGATGCTGGGCGCAGATCCACACCGCATCCGCGCCGTCGCCCGCCGCGAAGACGAGCGTGCCTCGGCCGTGCTGGCAGTGGTCTGCTTGGGCGTGGTGGCCAGCATGGTGGCCATTGCGTTTGAACTCGCGACGGCCAAGTCGGCGGGGCATGCGCAGTCGTCGCACTACCTGTTCACCGGTATCACGGTGCTGGGCGCGTGGCTCATGGTGCCGATGATGTTCACGGTGCACTACGCGCATCTGTATTACCGTGCGCCACACGAGCCGCCATTGCGGTTTCCCGACGACCAGATCGAGCCCGATTACTGGGATTTCCTCTACTTCTCCTTTACGATCGCGGTCGCCAGCCAGACGGCCGATATCAGCATTCGTTCGCGTGCGATGCGGCGGGCGGTGCTGGGGCAATCGCTGCTGTCGTTCTTTTTCAACACGAGCATCCTCGCGCTCTCCATCAACATTGCCGCCGGCCTGTTTTCATGA
- a CDS encoding AI-2E family transporter, producing the protein MTMLPPELPSSAPARSINAVSYVLVAAMIAAVLWLHLLPAAIAGFLVYALASKLEARLRERSRLSQRAKSIAVICVSVIAALILAGLGTGIGRLVEHGHGLEGMLTHIADVLDNVRESLPAAVVNYVPQSVTELRVQLVQMIKEHGHQVSTLGIDGLRASALMLVGLILGAMVAWSDTLDPEHHKPLAAALVNRLSRLTDAFEAVVFAQVKISALNTALAAIYLLGALPLFGQHVPYSKSLILLTFVAGLIPVAGNLISNTAIVVMSVTASLELAVASLIFLVVVHKLEYFVNARIIGSRIDARAWELILALIVMEALFGLGGVIAAPVVYAYMKRELTDAELIG; encoded by the coding sequence ATGACGATGCTGCCTCCCGAGCTTCCCTCCAGCGCACCCGCTCGCTCCATCAACGCTGTCAGCTACGTGCTGGTGGCGGCGATGATTGCTGCCGTGCTGTGGCTGCACCTCTTGCCGGCCGCCATTGCCGGCTTTCTTGTCTATGCATTGGCGAGCAAGCTGGAGGCGCGCTTGCGCGAGCGCAGCAGGCTGTCCCAGCGCGCGAAGTCGATTGCCGTGATCTGCGTGTCCGTCATTGCCGCCCTTATTCTGGCTGGCCTCGGCACCGGGATCGGCCGCCTGGTCGAGCACGGGCATGGGTTGGAAGGGATGCTCACGCACATTGCCGACGTGCTCGACAACGTTCGGGAATCGTTGCCGGCGGCGGTGGTCAATTACGTTCCGCAATCGGTGACCGAGCTGCGTGTGCAGCTTGTGCAGATGATCAAGGAGCATGGCCATCAGGTGTCGACTCTCGGTATCGACGGGTTGCGTGCCAGCGCATTGATGCTGGTCGGGCTGATCCTGGGGGCGATGGTGGCGTGGTCGGATACGCTTGACCCCGAGCACCACAAGCCGCTGGCCGCAGCACTGGTGAACCGGCTGAGCCGGTTGACCGATGCGTTCGAAGCCGTGGTGTTTGCCCAGGTGAAAATCTCCGCGCTCAACACGGCGCTCGCCGCCATCTACCTGTTGGGTGCGCTGCCGCTGTTCGGCCAGCACGTGCCGTATTCCAAATCGCTGATCCTGCTGACCTTCGTGGCGGGCCTGATTCCGGTGGCGGGCAATCTCATCTCCAACACGGCCATCGTGGTGATGAGTGTGACCGCATCGTTGGAGCTGGCGGTGGCATCGCTCATCTTTCTGGTGGTGGTGCACAAGCTGGAATACTTCGTGAACGCGCGCATCATCGGCAGCCGCATCGATGCGCGCGCGTGGGAGCTGATCCTCGCGCTGATCGTGATGGAGGCGTTGTTTGGTTTGGGTGGCGTGATTGCCGCGCCGGTGGTGTACGCCTATATGAAGCGCGAGCTGACGGACGCCGAGCTGATCGGCTGA
- a CDS encoding MFS transporter translates to MQTTANGTAAASAAPAAQADKTGFGVIGAISFAHFLNDMMQSLILAIYPLLKGNFHLDFSQIGLITLTYQITASLLQPMVGLYTDKHPKPYSLSVGMGFTLVGLVLLSVAPNFGTVLLAAALVGTGSSIFHPESSRVARMASGGRHGLAQSLFQVGGNVGSAMGPLLAAIIIMPYGQHSLAWFSIAALIAIFVLYHVGGWYKRERAAGHGRKAGGRAHAAVKLSGKQVAFAMTLLVVLLFSKYFYLASLNSYYTFFLITKFHLSAQTSQLFLFLFLFSVAVGTIVGGPIGDRVGRKVVIWVSILGVAPFTLLLPYANLFWTAVLTVIIGLVLASAFSAILVYAQELIPGKVGMVSGLFFGFAFGLGGIGAAVLGKLADATDIYNVYHLCSFLPLIGLLTVFLPDIERKRQQAA, encoded by the coding sequence ATGCAAACCACCGCAAACGGCACGGCCGCTGCATCGGCAGCCCCCGCCGCGCAGGCCGACAAGACCGGCTTTGGCGTGATCGGCGCCATCAGCTTCGCGCACTTCCTCAACGACATGATGCAGTCGTTGATCCTGGCGATCTATCCGCTGCTCAAGGGCAACTTCCATCTCGATTTTTCGCAGATCGGGCTGATCACGCTCACGTACCAGATCACGGCGTCGCTGCTGCAGCCGATGGTCGGGCTGTATACCGACAAGCATCCGAAGCCGTATTCGCTGTCGGTGGGCATGGGCTTTACGCTGGTGGGGCTGGTGCTGCTGTCGGTGGCGCCCAACTTTGGCACGGTGCTGCTGGCGGCGGCGCTGGTGGGCACCGGCTCGTCGATCTTCCATCCGGAATCGTCGCGCGTTGCGCGTATGGCCTCGGGTGGCCGTCATGGGCTGGCGCAATCGCTGTTCCAGGTGGGCGGCAATGTGGGCAGCGCGATGGGGCCGCTGCTCGCGGCAATCATCATCATGCCGTATGGGCAGCACAGCCTGGCATGGTTTTCGATTGCTGCGCTGATCGCTATCTTCGTGCTTTACCACGTAGGCGGCTGGTACAAGCGTGAACGTGCCGCGGGCCATGGTCGCAAGGCGGGTGGCCGGGCGCATGCCGCGGTCAAGCTGTCGGGCAAGCAGGTGGCGTTTGCGATGACGCTGCTGGTTGTGCTGCTGTTCTCCAAGTACTTCTACCTGGCGAGCCTGAACAGCTATTACACGTTTTTCCTGATCACCAAGTTCCACTTGTCGGCGCAGACGTCGCAACTGTTCCTGTTCCTCTTCCTGTTCTCGGTGGCGGTGGGCACGATCGTGGGCGGGCCGATTGGTGACCGGGTGGGCCGCAAGGTCGTGATCTGGGTGTCGATCCTTGGCGTGGCGCCCTTTACGCTGCTGCTGCCGTACGCCAACCTGTTCTGGACGGCCGTGCTGACGGTGATCATCGGGCTGGTGCTGGCCTCGGCGTTCTCGGCCATCCTCGTGTATGCGCAGGAGCTGATTCCCGGCAAGGTCGGGATGGTGTCGGGCCTGTTCTTCGGATTTGCGTTCGGCCTGGGTGGCATTGGCGCCGCGGTGCTCGGCAAGCTGGCCGATGCGACCGACATCTACAACGTCTACCACCTCTGTTCGTTCCTGCCGCTTATCGGCTTGCTGACGGTGTTCCTGCCGGATATCGAGCGCAAGCGCCAGCAGGCGGCGTAA
- a CDS encoding LysE family translocator yields the protein MTELLAVAVITILAVISPGADFAMVTRNSLLHGRRAGVLCALGIALGVQVHVFYTMFGVGLLIAHAPMLLQGIKLVGAAYLVWIGWKTLSAKPLPSGETAGDSAGTPALSTFAALRMGFLTNALNPKTTLFVVSTYTQVVHAGTPLVAQFGYGVFMSAAHAAWFALVATVFASGTLRRSLLARQRIVDRVIGVILIGLGLALGLARLA from the coding sequence ATGACCGAACTCCTTGCTGTTGCCGTCATCACCATCCTGGCCGTCATCAGTCCGGGCGCGGACTTTGCCATGGTCACGCGCAACAGCCTGCTGCATGGACGGCGCGCAGGCGTGCTATGCGCACTGGGCATTGCGCTGGGCGTGCAGGTGCACGTGTTCTACACGATGTTCGGCGTGGGGCTGCTGATTGCGCATGCGCCAATGCTTCTGCAAGGCATCAAGCTGGTGGGCGCGGCGTACCTGGTGTGGATTGGCTGGAAGACGCTGTCGGCCAAGCCGTTGCCTAGCGGCGAGACTGCCGGTGACAGCGCCGGCACCCCAGCGCTATCGACCTTCGCAGCGCTGCGCATGGGCTTTCTCACCAATGCGCTCAATCCAAAAACAACGCTGTTCGTGGTCAGCACGTACACGCAGGTCGTTCACGCGGGCACACCGCTGGTCGCGCAGTTCGGCTACGGCGTGTTCATGTCAGCAGCGCATGCGGCGTGGTTTGCATTGGTGGCAACGGTGTTTGCGTCAGGTACGTTGCGACGTTCGCTGCTGGCACGGCAGCGCATCGTGGACCGTGTGATTGGCGTGATCCTGATCGGGTTGGGATTGGCGCTGGGGCTCGCGCGGCTTGCGTGA
- a CDS encoding LysR family transcriptional regulator, producing MALPPLNTLRVFEAAARHGSFVRAAQELHVTHGAVSRQIRQLEASLGVELFERRNRAVFLTPSGEQLRLAATDAFSILTDSIDRIARRARSSALVVSCEPTLAMRWLIPRLSRFQARHPAIQVHLFAAGGPIDFVRTGVDVAVRRDDFAWPAHVHAAPICDEWIGPVHARQADPAARRRLLHTATRPDAWQAWWRASSTARPRGRLPEGRYEHFYLSLQAALAGQGTAIASKLMAIDDLKDGRLIAPEGFRRDGSRYYLLADAPIAADSAAGAWLAWLREETAATLAD from the coding sequence ATGGCGCTGCCTCCACTCAATACCTTGCGCGTGTTTGAAGCCGCTGCCCGACATGGCAGCTTCGTGCGCGCGGCGCAGGAATTGCACGTGACACATGGCGCAGTCAGCCGCCAGATACGGCAGTTGGAAGCATCTTTGGGGGTGGAGCTGTTCGAGCGGCGCAACCGGGCAGTCTTCTTGACGCCGTCGGGCGAACAGTTGCGGCTCGCTGCTACCGATGCGTTTTCTATTCTCACGGATAGCATCGACCGGATTGCCCGTCGGGCCAGGTCTTCAGCGCTGGTCGTGTCGTGCGAGCCGACGCTTGCGATGCGTTGGCTGATCCCGCGGCTGTCGCGTTTTCAGGCGCGGCATCCGGCCATCCAGGTGCATCTGTTTGCCGCGGGTGGCCCCATCGATTTCGTTCGCACCGGAGTGGACGTGGCAGTGCGCCGCGATGACTTTGCATGGCCCGCACACGTGCATGCGGCGCCCATTTGCGATGAGTGGATCGGCCCGGTGCACGCGCGCCAAGCGGATCCCGCCGCGCGCCGACGGCTGCTGCACACCGCCACGCGCCCCGATGCTTGGCAGGCGTGGTGGCGGGCCAGCAGCACGGCGCGGCCGCGTGGCCGGTTACCCGAGGGGCGCTACGAACATTTCTATCTGAGCTTGCAGGCGGCCCTGGCGGGGCAGGGCACCGCCATCGCATCAAAGCTGATGGCCATTGATGATCTGAAAGATGGGCGGCTGATTGCGCCCGAAGGGTTCCGGCGTGATGGCTCGCGCTATTACCTGCTGGCCGATGCGCCTATTGCGGCCGATAGCGCGGCCGGCGCGTGGCTGGCCTGGTTGCGCGAAGAAACGGCTGCCACGCTTGCTGATTAA
- a CDS encoding SDR family oxidoreductase — translation MSTNLFDLTGKIALVTGASRGIGEEIAKLLAEQGAHVIVSSRKLGDCEVVAERIREAGGKAEALACHVGRMEDIAAAFDTIRRTHGRLDILINNAAANPHFGHILDTDLAAYEKTVEVNIRGYFFMSVEAGKMMKAQGGGAIVNTASVNALHPGDKQGIYSITKAAVAHMTRAFAKECGPFGIRVNALLPGLTKTKFAGALFEDKATYDRWISEIPMRRHAEPREMAGTVLYLVSDAASYTNGECIVVDGGMTV, via the coding sequence ATGAGCACGAACCTGTTCGACCTGACCGGAAAGATCGCCCTGGTCACCGGCGCCAGCCGCGGCATTGGCGAAGAGATTGCCAAGCTGCTGGCAGAACAAGGCGCGCACGTGATCGTGTCGAGCCGCAAGCTGGGCGACTGCGAGGTCGTGGCCGAACGCATCCGCGAAGCCGGCGGCAAAGCTGAAGCCCTCGCCTGCCACGTTGGCCGCATGGAAGACATTGCGGCGGCGTTCGACACCATCCGCCGCACGCACGGCCGGCTGGACATTCTCATCAACAACGCGGCGGCAAACCCGCACTTCGGCCACATCCTCGACACGGATCTGGCGGCCTACGAGAAGACCGTGGAGGTGAACATCCGCGGCTACTTCTTCATGTCGGTCGAAGCCGGCAAGATGATGAAGGCGCAGGGCGGCGGCGCGATCGTCAATACGGCGTCGGTCAATGCGCTGCACCCGGGCGACAAGCAGGGCATCTACTCCATCACCAAGGCCGCCGTGGCCCACATGACGCGCGCGTTCGCCAAGGAATGCGGGCCCTTCGGCATTCGCGTGAACGCGCTGCTGCCGGGGCTGACCAAGACCAAGTTCGCGGGCGCCCTGTTCGAAGACAAGGCTACGTACGACCGCTGGATCAGCGAGATCCCGATGCGCCGCCACGCCGAGCCGCGCGAGATGGCCGGCACGGTGCTTTACCTCGTGTCAGATGCAGCGAGCTACACCAACGGCGAGTGCATCGTCGTCGATGGCGGCATGACGGTCTGA
- a CDS encoding histidine phosphatase family protein, with protein MAELYLVRHGQASFGAADYDRLSERGEQQSLWLGEYFARHDIVFDRVICGTLRRHEQTVDGILRGMGISGTAVEQHAGLNEYDFQGLFAALGEDFPELTQLASGSMRDHYRALKQVLHLWSDDKIRGPLPETWAAFQQRVADARAAIQAGGGQRVLAISSGGPIAVTAQQVLAAPPTSAIALNLQIRNSSVSQYFFNAESFQLATFNGIPHLDDPARRAFQTYG; from the coding sequence ATGGCGGAGCTTTATCTCGTACGGCACGGACAAGCCTCGTTTGGCGCGGCAGATTACGACCGGCTATCGGAACGCGGCGAGCAGCAGAGCCTCTGGCTTGGTGAATATTTCGCGCGACATGACATCGTTTTTGATCGCGTCATCTGCGGCACCTTGCGCCGCCATGAGCAGACCGTCGACGGCATCCTGCGCGGCATGGGCATTTCGGGCACAGCGGTTGAGCAGCACGCCGGGCTGAACGAATACGACTTCCAGGGGCTGTTTGCCGCGCTCGGCGAAGATTTTCCAGAGCTGACGCAACTGGCTTCGGGCTCGATGCGCGATCACTACCGGGCGCTCAAGCAGGTGCTGCACCTGTGGTCGGACGACAAGATTCGCGGGCCCCTGCCCGAGACGTGGGCCGCCTTCCAGCAGCGCGTGGCCGATGCACGCGCCGCGATCCAGGCCGGCGGCGGGCAGCGTGTGCTGGCGATCAGTTCTGGCGGCCCCATCGCCGTGACCGCACAGCAGGTGCTGGCCGCACCGCCCACCAGCGCCATCGCGCTGAACCTGCAGATCCGCAACAGCAGCGTCTCGCAATATTTCTTCAACGCCGAATCGTTTCAGCTCGCCACCTTCAACGGCATCCCGCATCTGGACGATCCGGCGCGACGCGCTTTCCAGACATACGGTTGA
- the copD gene encoding copper homeostasis membrane protein CopD translates to MPEDWLAVTLRFALYLDLMVLFGVSLFSLYALHPTDRPSAISRLYGRVTEASVLAGIVLSIWDVVAMAEAMTGATRYSELTRHVFDMILTGTAVGAAWLVRVVVLAAGLVVGIAWRGNTRRQRAGFAASGAIALATLAWAGHGAMDDGARGMFHLAADIAHLLAAGMWVGALVAFVLLSSAAKASTPDSVQTLGRAASGFETIGTCIVGMLVATGVVNYVFVAGPTFDPLFTMPYGWLLLGKLTLFALMLALAAGNRYRLSPRLAAAIRTGDYTDAIKTLRTSLLAETCLAVLILALVAWLGMLSPLPS, encoded by the coding sequence ATGCCGGAGGACTGGCTGGCCGTCACCCTGCGCTTTGCGCTGTATCTGGATTTGATGGTGCTCTTTGGCGTATCGCTCTTCAGCCTTTACGCGCTGCACCCAACCGATCGGCCGTCGGCCATCTCGCGGTTGTACGGCAGGGTGACCGAAGCATCGGTATTGGCCGGCATCGTGCTGTCGATCTGGGATGTGGTGGCCATGGCCGAAGCGATGACCGGCGCCACGCGCTACAGCGAGCTGACCCGCCATGTCTTCGACATGATCCTGACCGGCACGGCAGTCGGCGCGGCATGGCTGGTGCGCGTAGTGGTGCTTGCCGCCGGTCTGGTCGTGGGAATCGCATGGCGCGGAAATACCCGCCGCCAACGAGCGGGGTTTGCTGCTTCGGGCGCCATCGCACTCGCCACGCTTGCGTGGGCCGGGCACGGCGCCATGGACGACGGCGCGCGCGGCATGTTCCATCTCGCTGCCGACATCGCACATCTGCTGGCGGCTGGCATGTGGGTGGGTGCGCTGGTCGCTTTCGTGTTGCTGTCGTCGGCTGCGAAGGCCAGCACGCCAGATTCGGTGCAAACACTCGGCCGTGCCGCAAGCGGCTTCGAGACCATCGGTACGTGCATCGTTGGGATGTTGGTCGCCACGGGCGTCGTCAACTACGTGTTTGTCGCCGGCCCAACGTTCGATCCACTCTTCACCATGCCGTATGGATGGTTGCTGCTTGGCAAGCTCACGCTGTTTGCGTTGATGCTCGCGCTGGCTGCAGGCAATCGCTATCGATTGAGCCCCCGGCTTGCAGCCGCCATCCGCACGGGCGACTACACGGACGCTATCAAGACGCTGCGCACCAGCCTGCTGGCGGAAACCTGTCTTGCCGTGCTGATCCTGGCGCTTGTGGCGTGGCTTGGCATGCTTTCGCCGTTGCCTTCGTAG
- the copC gene encoding copper homeostasis periplasmic binding protein CopC — protein MSMPRTSRLAQACVAVVAALVTTLALAHPKLLSANPADKSMGPAPAQIALHFSEKLVAQFCDATLVMTAASGPTNVASKVATSTDGRTLTVSPTQPLAPGAYRVDWHVVAADTHRVAGNLTFQVK, from the coding sequence ATGTCTATGCCCAGAACTTCTCGACTTGCCCAAGCGTGCGTGGCCGTGGTTGCCGCCCTCGTCACCACGCTGGCGCTGGCCCATCCGAAGCTGCTCTCGGCCAATCCTGCCGACAAATCGATGGGACCTGCGCCGGCCCAGATTGCGCTCCATTTCTCGGAAAAACTGGTCGCGCAGTTCTGCGACGCAACACTGGTCATGACGGCAGCATCCGGCCCCACAAATGTCGCCTCCAAGGTCGCCACGAGCACCGACGGGCGCACGCTGACCGTATCCCCCACGCAGCCCCTCGCGCCCGGGGCCTACCGCGTCGACTGGCATGTCGTGGCCGCAGACACCCACCGCGTGGCCGGCAACCTCACGTTCCAGGTGAAGTAA
- a CDS encoding beta-ketoacyl-ACP synthase III — protein sequence MHDVVISGTGLWVAPEVITNEELVASYNAYAQLYNAQHAAAIAAGELTALAESSAEFIEKASGIRQRYVVDKAGVLDPTRMRPHLTPRPDDALSLQAEIGVAAARDALAAAGRDAADVDMLLCATSNFQRPYPALGVEIQNGIGAGGYAFDMNVACSSATFGLEQAINAVRSGTARAALVVSPEITSGHLDWKDRDCHFIFGDVCTAVLVERAEDTRSTDAWRVLGTKCATSFSNNIRNNAGYLSRSEDRNPDDRDQLFRQEGRKVFKEVCPMAAEHIAGHLQQLGHAPTDVRRFWLHQANLAMNQLIGKRLLGHDASADEAPVILDEFANTASAGSIIAFHRHRADLKSGDLGMICSFGAGYSIGSVAVQKL from the coding sequence ATGCACGACGTCGTCATCAGCGGCACGGGCCTGTGGGTCGCGCCCGAGGTCATCACCAACGAGGAGCTGGTCGCCTCCTACAACGCATACGCACAGCTCTACAACGCGCAGCACGCCGCAGCGATTGCTGCGGGCGAGTTGACGGCGCTGGCGGAGTCGTCGGCGGAGTTCATCGAGAAGGCGTCGGGTATTCGCCAGCGCTACGTGGTCGACAAGGCCGGCGTGCTGGACCCCACGCGCATGCGCCCGCATCTGACGCCGCGGCCTGACGATGCGCTCTCGCTGCAAGCCGAGATTGGCGTGGCCGCCGCGCGCGATGCATTGGCCGCCGCCGGCCGCGATGCCGCAGACGTCGACATGCTGCTGTGCGCGACGTCCAACTTCCAACGCCCGTATCCGGCATTGGGCGTGGAGATTCAGAACGGCATTGGCGCGGGCGGTTATGCGTTCGACATGAACGTCGCGTGCTCGTCGGCTACCTTCGGGCTGGAACAGGCCATCAATGCGGTGCGCAGCGGCACGGCGCGCGCCGCGCTGGTGGTGAGCCCGGAAATCACCTCCGGCCACCTCGATTGGAAAGACCGCGATTGCCACTTCATCTTCGGTGACGTGTGCACGGCCGTGCTGGTCGAGCGCGCCGAAGACACGCGCTCCACAGACGCCTGGCGCGTGCTCGGCACCAAATGCGCGACGAGCTTTTCCAACAACATCCGCAACAACGCCGGCTACCTCTCGCGCAGCGAAGATCGCAACCCGGACGACCGCGATCAGCTTTTCCGCCAGGAAGGCCGCAAGGTCTTCAAGGAAGTCTGCCCGATGGCCGCCGAGCACATTGCCGGCCATCTGCAGCAACTGGGCCACGCCCCGACCGACGTGCGCCGCTTCTGGCTGCATCAGGCCAACCTGGCCATGAACCAGCTGATCGGCAAGCGCCTGCTTGGGCACGATGCATCGGCCGACGAGGCGCCAGTCATTCTGGATGAGTTCGCCAACACCGCATCGGCAGGTTCCATCATTGCGTTCCACCGTCATCGTGCCGACCTGAAGTCGGGCGACCTGGGCATGATCTGCTCGTTTGGCGCGGGCTATTCGATCGGCAGCGTGGCAGTGCAGAAGCTGTAA